The Thermococcus sp. DNA segment CAGGAAGGGAGCTGGTTTAACATCTGAAGATCTGTTGGGGATTGTCCCCTTTTTTCAAGTTGATGTTTGAAACCCTTGGTTCATAACACGATAAAAGAGAAAAGGTTAAAAATTGTGTTACTCTTTCTTTGTCTGGTGATACCATGCTCAACCTCAACCGGCTTGTGGAGGGGAGGGACGCAGAGGGAGTGCTTGAATATGCGAGGGAGTTTCATGGGCACGTTTGCCCGTACCTCGCACTTGGGATAAGGGCTTCACTGGTCGCAATGGACGAACTGGGCGTCGGCAGGCTCGACTACTCAGGCAGCGTTGATGAGAGCATTCTCGCGATAGTAGAGAACAACAGTTGCTTCGCCGACGGCGTGCAGGTTACCACCGGTTGCACCCTGGGCAACAATTCGCTCATCTACCTCGACCTAGGGAAGACGGCTTTAACCCTCGTGAAGCGCTCGACCTGGGAGGGCGTCAGGGTCTATGCAGACGCAGAAAAACTGGAGAAGTACTACCCTCCCGGGGCGACCGAGCTTTTTAACAAAGTCGTCAGGGAGAGGAAAGGAACACCTGAGGAGAAGACAAGGCTCTGGGAGCTTTGGGAAGAAGCTGCCCACAGGATACTACACATGCCAAAGGATGAGTTTAAAGTAGAGCACGTTAACGTGCCACCAATAGAGCAGGCCCCCATATTCGAGAGCGTGCGCT contains these protein-coding regions:
- a CDS encoding FmdE family protein — encoded protein: MLNLNRLVEGRDAEGVLEYAREFHGHVCPYLALGIRASLVAMDELGVGRLDYSGSVDESILAIVENNSCFADGVQVTTGCTLGNNSLIYLDLGKTALTLVKRSTWEGVRVYADAEKLEKYYPPGATELFNKVVRERKGTPEEKTRLWELWEEAAHRILHMPKDEFKVEHVNVPPIEQAPIFESVRCSKCGELVMGTRAVYVEGKPLCLRCAGERYLGVIGRGIVEFKGGD